A genomic region of Streptococcus suis contains the following coding sequences:
- the add gene encoding adenosine deaminase has product MLNVNELVKTELHCHLDGSLSLGVIRQLAQMAKITVPAEDEALRKLVSVHGKVDSLMAYLKLFDFVRPLLQTASALELAAYNLVRQAARDKIIYIEVRFAPELSTDQDLTILEAVSAVLVGLNRGQEDFGVVAKLLVCGLKQTKPSQTKELFSAIADLAPKGLVGFDFAGNEADYPTEELRDIIQFTQALGYPMTFHAGECGCVTNVIQALELGIRRIGHGTALTRNPEAIQAFVNSGATLEMCLTSNLQTGAADSIEYFPYHELVEAGANITINTDNRTVSNTTLNREYQLFVEYFGTSKADFYRFNQNAIQASFASEEEKKVLLELLDQQY; this is encoded by the coding sequence GTGTTGAATGTAAATGAATTGGTCAAAACAGAGTTGCATTGTCATTTGGATGGCTCATTGTCCCTCGGAGTCATTCGACAATTGGCACAGATGGCTAAAATCACTGTTCCTGCAGAAGATGAAGCATTAAGAAAATTAGTTAGTGTTCATGGAAAAGTTGATAGTTTAATGGCTTATTTAAAGTTATTTGATTTTGTTCGCCCACTCTTACAAACTGCATCAGCTTTAGAATTGGCAGCCTATAATCTTGTACGACAAGCTGCAAGAGATAAGATCATTTACATTGAGGTTCGTTTTGCACCAGAACTGTCGACGGATCAAGACTTGACTATTTTAGAAGCGGTTTCAGCAGTTTTAGTTGGACTAAACAGGGGGCAGGAAGATTTTGGAGTGGTTGCTAAACTTTTGGTTTGTGGTTTAAAGCAAACGAAACCGAGTCAAACGAAGGAACTTTTTTCGGCTATTGCTGATTTGGCACCAAAAGGACTTGTGGGATTTGATTTCGCAGGAAATGAAGCAGACTATCCTACGGAAGAACTTCGGGATATTATTCAATTTACTCAGGCACTAGGTTATCCCATGACTTTCCATGCCGGAGAATGTGGATGTGTGACCAATGTGATTCAAGCTCTTGAACTTGGGATTAGAAGGATTGGTCATGGCACAGCACTTACTCGCAATCCTGAAGCTATCCAAGCTTTTGTCAATAGCGGAGCAACACTTGAAATGTGCCTAACATCGAATCTTCAAACTGGTGCAGCTGATTCGATTGAGTATTTTCCATATCATGAGCTAGTTGAGGCAGGAGCAAACATCACAATCAACACAGATAATCGTACAGTTTCTAATACTACACTTAATAGAGAATATCAATTATTTGTAGAATATTTTGGGACTAGCAAGGCTGATTTTTATCGCTTCAATCAAAACGCAATTCAGGCAAGTTTTGCCAGCGAAGAAGAAAAGAAAGTTTTGTTGGAACTCCTAGACCAACAGTATTAA
- a CDS encoding ABC transporter ATP-binding protein encodes MNNAYTLVELQQVSKSYGGAVALNNVNLKLTAGKIIGLLGPNGSGKTTMIKLINGLLQPEYGQVLINGRTPSPETKAIVSYLPDTTYLDEHMKVLEAITFFEDFYVDFDKERALHLLQDLGIDLNSRMKHLSKGNKEKVQLILVMSRQAQLYVLDEPIGGVDPAARDYILKTIVNNYSPTASVIISTHLISDVEQILDEVIFLHYGSVIRHGNVDDLRIESGESIDELFRQDFKA; translated from the coding sequence ATGAATAACGCATATACTTTGGTTGAGCTACAACAAGTTTCAAAATCTTATGGTGGCGCTGTCGCCCTAAATAATGTCAATTTGAAGCTGACTGCTGGAAAAATCATAGGACTTTTGGGACCAAATGGTTCGGGTAAAACGACCATGATTAAATTGATCAACGGTCTGTTGCAACCAGAATATGGTCAAGTATTGATCAATGGTCGTACCCCATCGCCAGAAACCAAGGCAATTGTGTCTTATCTCCCAGATACGACTTATCTCGATGAGCATATGAAAGTGCTCGAAGCAATTACATTTTTTGAAGATTTTTACGTTGATTTTGATAAGGAGCGTGCTCTCCATCTTTTACAAGATTTGGGCATTGATTTAAACAGTCGTATGAAACATCTCTCTAAGGGGAATAAGGAAAAAGTCCAACTCATTCTGGTGATGAGTCGTCAAGCGCAGCTGTATGTTTTAGATGAGCCAATTGGTGGTGTTGACCCTGCCGCTCGAGACTACATTTTAAAAACCATCGTCAACAACTACTCTCCGACTGCCTCTGTTATTATCTCTACTCACTTAATTTCAGATGTCGAGCAAATTTTGGACGAGGTTATTTTCCTACACTACGGAAGTGTTATTCGCCATGGAAATGTAGATGACTTGCGAATTGAAAGCGGAGAATCTATTGATGAACTCTTCCGCCAAGATTTTAAGGCTTAG
- a CDS encoding GntR family transcriptional regulator — MAWKFDNNIPIYIQISNTIKLQIVTNQLKSGDKLPTVRDLAEIAGVNPNTVQRALSDLETEGFVYSVRTTGRFVTDNQELITHTRLHLAQKELENFVNNMLDLGFKHDDLTGQLDDYLKGVTYE; from the coding sequence ATGGCTTGGAAATTTGATAATAACATCCCCATCTATATTCAAATCAGCAATACTATTAAATTGCAGATTGTGACTAATCAATTAAAATCTGGAGATAAACTTCCCACTGTTCGTGACTTAGCCGAAATTGCTGGCGTCAATCCAAATACCGTTCAGCGCGCTTTGTCTGATTTAGAAACGGAAGGCTTTGTTTATTCGGTTCGCACAACAGGTCGTTTTGTAACAGATAATCAAGAATTGATTACACACACTCGCCTACATTTAGCACAAAAGGAACTCGAGAATTTTGTGAACAATATGTTAGATTTGGGGTTCAAACACGACGACCTCACTGGCCAGTTAGATGATTATTTGAAAGGAGTCACTTATGAATAA